A single region of the Streptomyces vilmorinianum genome encodes:
- the pulA gene encoding pullulanase-type alpha-1,6-glucosidase — protein MSSIRRHTAATAVVAALAAGLIPALPASAAAPPPPPPSDKALAAQPARHDLTREQFYFVLPDRFANGDTANDRGGLTGSRLETGFDPADKGFYQGGDLKGLTKKLDYIKGLGTTAIWLAPIFKNQPVQGTGKDASAGYHGYWITDFTQVDPHFGTNADLEKLIDQAHAKGMKVFFDVITNHTADVVDYKEQSYNYLSKGAFPYLTKDGVPFDDRTADPFPAVDKDSFPRTPVVAADKKNLKVPSWLNDPTMYHNRGDSTFAGESSQYGDFVGLDDLWTERPEVVEGMEKIYQRWVRDFDIDGFRIDTVKHVNTEFWTQWATALDEYAARRGRDDFFMFGEVYSADPAITAPYVTEGRLDATLDFPFQDAARTFASQSGSADKLANLFAQDYRYTTDKANAYESVPFLGNHDMGRFGTFLKQDNPNATDAELLQRYRLANELMFLTRGNPVVYYGDEQGYTGAGGDKDARQTLFASKTADYLDDDQLGTDRTHAADAYDTSHPLYRQIAALAKLTREHPALRDGVQQQRYAEGSVYAFSRTDAKTKADYLVATNSATTPKTVTVPVDSADFRVLYGGQGAVHAENGNVTVTVPALSSLVLKADKALPAPAATPTITLKAPEAGATGTVEISADVDGGQLNRVVFAAQTGSGPWQVLGSADHAPYKVTQKITAPAGTALRYKAVVVDSAGRTASATAASTSGAPAVEQPPTATQRDYAIVHYKRTDGDYADWGLYTWGDIADGEGTTWPAGKPFTGRDAYGAFAYVKLKPGASSVGFIAVNKDGVKDTDADRAIDLSRTGEVWIEQGRSEVLNAAPEGAYPPQDTTKAVLHYKRADGNYAGWGLHTWTGAANPTDWSKPLEPVRTDAYGAVYEVPLAAGATSLSYILHKGDEKDLPSDQSLDLKANGHEVWLLAGQEKYLLPQPKGSGAALDLTKAQAVWIDETTLAWNGSDAAASSVLLSSRNGSIAVKDGALTGDRQVLRLSRTQLTDAQKAAFPHLKSYGAFTVDPRDRDRVREALKGQLVAAQYAANGAVLTATGVQLAGVLDDLYATKATGASLGPVFRDGRPTLSLWAPTAQSVALELGGKTVPMRRDAASGVWSVTGTRAWTGKPYRYVVKVWAPAAREIVTNKVTDPYSTALTTDSARSLIVDLADPKLAPKGWKSLTKPAAVPLRDAQIQELHIRDFSIADATAAPEHKGTYLAFTDAGSKGSKHLRALAATGTSYVHLLPAFDIGTIPEKKSEQTTPACDLKVFAPDSEEQQACVAAAAAKDAYNWGYDPLHYTVPEGSYATDPEGTRRTVEFRQMVQSLNGAGLRTVMDVVYNHTVASGQSDKSVLDKIVPGYYQRLQADGSVATSTCCANTAPENAMMGKLVVDSVVTWAKQYKVDGFRFDLMGHHPKENILAVRKALDALTVAKDGVDGKAIVLYGEGWNFGEIADDSRFVQATQKNMAGTGIATFSDRARDAVRGGGPFDEDPGIQGFASGLFTDPNSSTANGTPEQQKARLLHYQDLIKVGLSGNLASYSFTDTSGRTVKGSQVDYNGAPAGYAAAPGDALAYADAHDNETLYDALAFKLPAGTSAADRARMQVLAMATATLSQGPALSQAGSDLLRSKSLDRNSYDSGDWFNAIHWDCRDGNGFGRGLPPAADNKAKWGYGKPLLTGPSLTVGCEQIDGTSAAYRDLQKIRTTESVFSLATAGQVQDALSFPLSGTEETPGVITMRLGDLVVVFNATPERQDQRVTALSGKGYALHPVQASGSDTTVKSASYEAGSGTFTVPARTVAVFKAG, from the coding sequence TTGTCCAGCATCAGGCGGCACACCGCCGCCACCGCCGTCGTCGCGGCCCTGGCAGCCGGGCTCATACCCGCCCTGCCGGCCTCCGCCGCCGCCCCGCCCCCACCCCCGCCCTCCGACAAGGCGCTCGCCGCGCAGCCCGCCCGCCACGACCTCACCCGCGAGCAGTTCTACTTCGTGCTGCCCGACCGCTTCGCCAACGGCGACACCGCCAACGACCGCGGCGGACTCACCGGCAGCCGGCTCGAGACCGGGTTCGACCCCGCCGACAAGGGCTTCTACCAGGGCGGCGACCTCAAGGGGCTCACCAAGAAGCTCGACTACATCAAGGGCCTCGGCACCACCGCCATCTGGCTCGCGCCGATCTTCAAGAACCAGCCCGTCCAGGGCACCGGCAAGGACGCCTCCGCCGGCTACCACGGGTACTGGATCACCGACTTCACCCAGGTCGACCCGCACTTCGGCACCAACGCCGACCTGGAGAAGCTGATCGACCAGGCCCACGCCAAGGGCATGAAGGTCTTCTTCGACGTCATCACCAACCACACCGCCGACGTCGTCGACTACAAGGAACAGTCCTACAACTACCTCTCCAAGGGCGCCTTCCCCTACCTCACCAAGGACGGCGTCCCCTTCGACGACCGCACCGCCGACCCCTTCCCGGCCGTCGACAAGGACTCCTTCCCCCGCACCCCCGTCGTCGCCGCGGACAAGAAGAACCTCAAGGTCCCCTCCTGGCTCAACGACCCCACGATGTACCACAACCGGGGCGACTCGACCTTCGCCGGCGAGTCCTCCCAGTACGGCGACTTCGTCGGCCTGGACGACCTGTGGACCGAGCGTCCCGAGGTCGTCGAGGGCATGGAGAAGATCTACCAGCGCTGGGTGCGCGACTTCGACATCGACGGCTTCCGCATCGACACGGTCAAGCACGTCAACACCGAGTTCTGGACCCAGTGGGCCACCGCCCTCGACGAGTACGCCGCCCGCCGCGGACGCGACGACTTCTTCATGTTCGGCGAGGTGTACTCCGCCGACCCGGCGATCACCGCCCCGTACGTCACCGAGGGCCGCCTCGACGCCACCCTCGACTTCCCCTTCCAGGACGCGGCCCGCACCTTCGCCTCGCAGAGCGGCTCCGCCGACAAGCTGGCGAACCTCTTCGCGCAGGACTACCGCTACACCACGGACAAGGCCAACGCCTACGAGTCGGTGCCCTTCCTCGGCAACCACGACATGGGCCGCTTCGGCACGTTCCTCAAGCAGGACAACCCGAACGCAACCGACGCCGAACTCCTCCAGCGCTACCGGCTCGCCAACGAGCTGATGTTCCTCACCCGCGGCAACCCCGTCGTCTACTACGGCGACGAGCAGGGCTACACCGGCGCCGGTGGCGACAAGGACGCCCGCCAGACCCTGTTCGCGTCGAAGACCGCCGACTACCTGGACGACGACCAGCTCGGCACCGACCGCACCCACGCGGCCGACGCGTACGACACCTCGCACCCGCTCTACCGGCAGATCGCCGCCCTCGCGAAGCTCACCCGCGAGCACCCGGCGCTCCGCGACGGCGTCCAGCAGCAGCGGTACGCCGAGGGCTCCGTCTACGCCTTCTCCCGTACGGACGCGAAGACGAAGGCCGACTACCTCGTCGCCACCAACAGCGCCACCACCCCGAAGACGGTCACCGTGCCGGTCGACTCCGCCGACTTCCGTGTCCTGTACGGGGGTCAGGGCGCCGTCCACGCGGAGAACGGCAACGTCACCGTCACCGTCCCGGCCCTCTCCTCCCTGGTTCTGAAGGCCGACAAGGCCCTTCCGGCACCCGCCGCCACGCCGACGATCACCCTCAAGGCCCCCGAGGCCGGGGCCACCGGCACCGTCGAGATCTCCGCCGACGTCGACGGCGGACAGCTCAACCGCGTCGTCTTCGCCGCCCAGACCGGCAGCGGACCGTGGCAGGTCCTCGGCTCCGCCGACCACGCCCCGTACAAGGTCACCCAGAAGATCACCGCGCCCGCCGGCACCGCCCTGCGCTACAAGGCCGTCGTCGTCGACAGCGCCGGCCGCACCGCGAGCGCGACCGCCGCGAGCACCAGCGGCGCCCCGGCCGTCGAACAACCGCCGACCGCCACCCAGCGCGACTACGCGATCGTCCACTACAAGCGCACCGACGGCGACTACGCCGACTGGGGCCTCTACACCTGGGGCGACATCGCCGACGGCGAAGGCACCACCTGGCCCGCCGGAAAGCCCTTCACCGGCCGTGACGCGTACGGCGCCTTCGCCTACGTCAAGCTCAAGCCCGGCGCCTCCTCGGTCGGCTTCATCGCCGTGAACAAGGACGGCGTCAAGGACACCGACGCCGACCGCGCCATCGACCTCTCCCGTACCGGCGAGGTCTGGATCGAGCAGGGCAGGTCCGAGGTCCTGAACGCCGCGCCCGAGGGCGCGTACCCGCCGCAGGACACGACAAAGGCGGTGCTGCACTACAAGCGGGCCGACGGGAACTACGCGGGCTGGGGCCTGCACACCTGGACCGGCGCCGCGAACCCGACCGACTGGAGCAAGCCGCTGGAGCCGGTGCGCACCGACGCCTACGGAGCGGTCTACGAAGTACCGCTCGCGGCCGGCGCGACCTCGCTCAGCTACATCCTGCACAAGGGCGACGAGAAGGACCTGCCCTCCGACCAGTCCCTCGACCTCAAGGCCAACGGCCACGAGGTCTGGCTGCTCGCCGGCCAGGAGAAGTACCTGCTCCCGCAGCCCAAGGGCAGCGGCGCGGCGCTCGACCTCACCAAGGCACAGGCCGTCTGGATCGACGAGACCACCCTCGCCTGGAACGGCAGCGACGCCGCCGCCTCCAGCGTCCTCCTGTCCTCCCGCAACGGCTCGATCGCGGTCAAGGACGGGGCGCTCACCGGCGACCGCCAGGTGCTGCGCCTGAGCAGGACGCAGCTCACCGACGCGCAGAAGGCGGCCTTCCCGCACCTGAAGTCCTACGGAGCCTTCACGGTCGACCCGCGCGACCGCGACCGCGTCCGCGAGGCGCTCAAGGGCCAGCTCGTCGCCGCCCAGTACGCGGCGAACGGCGCCGTCCTGACCGCCACCGGCGTCCAGCTCGCCGGAGTGCTCGACGACCTCTACGCCACGAAGGCGACCGGGGCGTCCCTCGGCCCGGTCTTCCGTGACGGCCGGCCCACGCTGTCCCTCTGGGCGCCCACCGCCCAGTCCGTCGCCCTCGAACTCGGCGGCAAGACCGTGCCCATGCGCCGCGACGCCGCCTCCGGCGTCTGGTCCGTCACCGGCACGCGCGCGTGGACCGGAAAGCCGTACCGGTACGTGGTGAAGGTCTGGGCGCCCGCCGCCCGGGAGATCGTCACCAACAAGGTCACCGACCCCTACTCCACCGCCCTGACCACCGACTCTGCCCGCAGCCTGATCGTCGACCTCGCGGACCCGAAGCTCGCCCCCAAGGGGTGGAAGAGCCTGACGAAGCCCGCCGCCGTACCGCTGCGGGACGCCCAGATCCAGGAGCTGCACATCCGCGACTTCTCGATCGCGGACGCCACGGCCGCCCCGGAGCACAAGGGCACCTACCTCGCCTTCACCGACGCCGGCAGCAAGGGCTCGAAGCACCTGCGTGCACTGGCCGCCACCGGCACCTCCTACGTCCACCTCCTGCCCGCCTTCGACATCGGCACCATCCCGGAGAAGAAGTCCGAGCAGACCACCCCCGCCTGTGACCTGAAGGTCTTCGCCCCCGACTCCGAGGAGCAGCAGGCCTGCGTGGCCGCCGCCGCGGCCAAGGACGCCTACAACTGGGGCTACGACCCGCTGCACTACACGGTCCCCGAGGGCTCCTACGCCACCGACCCCGAGGGCACCCGCCGCACGGTCGAGTTCCGGCAGATGGTCCAGTCGCTCAACGGCGCCGGACTGCGCACGGTCATGGACGTGGTCTACAACCACACCGTGGCCTCCGGCCAGTCCGACAAGTCCGTCCTCGACAAGATCGTGCCCGGCTACTACCAGCGGCTCCAGGCCGACGGCTCCGTCGCCACCTCCACCTGCTGCGCCAACACCGCGCCCGAGAACGCCATGATGGGCAAGCTCGTCGTGGACTCGGTCGTCACCTGGGCCAAGCAGTACAAGGTCGACGGCTTCCGCTTCGACCTCATGGGCCACCACCCGAAGGAGAACATCCTCGCCGTCCGCAAGGCGCTCGACGCCCTGACCGTCGCCAAGGACGGCGTCGACGGAAAGGCGATCGTCCTCTACGGCGAGGGCTGGAACTTCGGCGAGATCGCCGACGACTCCCGCTTCGTCCAGGCCACCCAGAAGAACATGGCCGGTACCGGCATCGCGACCTTCTCCGACCGGGCCCGTGACGCCGTCCGCGGCGGCGGCCCCTTCGACGAGGACCCGGGCATCCAGGGCTTCGCCTCCGGCCTGTTCACCGACCCCAACTCCTCGACGGCCAACGGCACCCCGGAGCAGCAGAAAGCCCGCCTCCTGCACTACCAGGACCTGATCAAGGTCGGCCTCTCCGGCAACCTGGCGTCCTACTCCTTCACCGACACCTCCGGCCGTACGGTCAAGGGCTCCCAGGTCGACTACAACGGCGCCCCGGCCGGCTACGCCGCCGCCCCCGGCGACGCCCTCGCCTACGCCGACGCCCACGACAACGAGACCCTGTACGACGCGCTCGCCTTCAAGCTCCCGGCGGGCACCTCGGCCGCCGACCGGGCGCGCATGCAGGTCCTCGCCATGGCGACGGCCACGCTCTCCCAGGGCCCCGCGCTCTCCCAGGCGGGCTCGGACCTGCTGCGTTCCAAGTCCCTGGACCGCAACTCGTACGACAGCGGCGACTGGTTCAACGCGATCCACTGGGACTGCCGGGACGGCAACGGCTTCGGCCGCGGCCTGCCGCCGGCGGCCGACAACAAGGCCAAGTGGGGCTACGGAAAGCCGCTGCTCACCGGCCCGTCCCTGACGGTCGGCTGCGAGCAGATCGACGGCACCTCGGCCGCCTACCGGGACCTGCAGAAGATCCGTACGACCGAGTCCGTCTTCTCCCTCGCCACCGCCGGGCAGGTCCAGGACGCCCTGTCCTTCCCGCTCTCCGGCACGGAGGAGACCCCCGGCGTGATCACCATGCGCCTCGGGGACCTGGTCGTGGTCTTCAACGCCACCCCGGAGCGCCAGGACCAGCGGGTCACCGCCCTGTCCGGCAAGGGCTACGCCCTGCACCCGGTCCAGGCGTCGGGCTCGGACACCACCGTCAAGTCCGCCTCCTACGAGGCCGGTTCGGGCACCTTCACGGTCCCGGCCCGCACGGTGGCCGTGTTCAAGGCCGGGTGA
- a CDS encoding GNAT family N-acetyltransferase: MSAQVTFRQADDHDLDLLVRLFDGAAHWMVRNGIDQWKPGDKTAEHFRARISTGEVWLASHGGRAVGAYELWWEDEQAWGPQPPVAGYVHRLMTDREAAPAGSGRTVLAHAEGRIAAGGRAVARLDCVSSNPRLRTYYEAAGYTAVGDEPGKLAADGTRYGVILLEKILTRP, from the coding sequence ATGAGCGCACAAGTGACCTTCCGGCAGGCGGACGACCACGACCTCGACCTTCTGGTGAGGTTGTTCGACGGGGCGGCGCACTGGATGGTGCGTAACGGGATCGACCAGTGGAAGCCGGGCGACAAGACCGCGGAGCACTTCCGGGCGCGGATCTCGACGGGCGAGGTGTGGCTGGCGTCCCACGGGGGCCGGGCCGTCGGGGCGTACGAGCTGTGGTGGGAGGACGAACAGGCGTGGGGGCCGCAGCCCCCGGTCGCCGGCTATGTCCACCGGCTGATGACCGACCGGGAGGCCGCCCCCGCCGGGTCCGGCCGCACGGTCCTCGCGCACGCGGAGGGCCGGATAGCGGCCGGGGGCCGGGCGGTGGCGCGGCTGGACTGCGTGTCGAGCAATCCGCGGCTGCGGACGTACTACGAGGCCGCGGGCTATACGGCAGTCGGCGACGAGCCGGGAAAGCTCGCCGCCGACGGCACGCGTTACGGGGTGATCCTGCTGGAGAAGATCCTCACCCGGCCTTGA
- a CDS encoding 5-carboxymethyl-2-hydroxymuconate Delta-isomerase, with translation MPQITVDYSAPLDRRGFALALHPIVVETVDTRLDACKTRFREVEELVVADGSTHDAVVHVEIALLPGRTDEVKARLSEAVLDLLPHHLKEKEGVRLSAEVRDLEPSYRKV, from the coding sequence ATGCCGCAGATCACCGTGGACTACTCCGCGCCCCTCGACCGGCGCGGCTTCGCGCTCGCGCTGCACCCGATCGTCGTGGAGACGGTCGACACGCGGCTTGACGCCTGCAAGACCCGCTTCCGCGAGGTCGAGGAGCTGGTCGTCGCGGACGGTTCCACGCACGACGCCGTCGTCCACGTCGAGATCGCCCTGCTGCCCGGCCGTACGGACGAGGTCAAGGCGCGGCTCTCCGAGGCCGTGCTCGACCTGCTTCCGCACCACCTCAAGGAGAAGGAGGGCGTACGGCTCTCCGCCGAGGTGCGCGACCTGGAGCCGTCCTACCGCAAGGTCTGA
- a CDS encoding TetR/AcrR family transcriptional regulator: MTTGVRRRMGVEERKQQLIGVALELFSHRSPDEVSIDEIAAAAGISRPLVYHYFPGKQSLYEAALRRAADELAARFLEPPQGPLGARLLRVMGRFFDFVDDHGPGFAALMRGGPAVGSSTTNAMIDEVRQAAYEQILAHLEVETPSARLELVVRSWVSLAESTALIWLDGRRVPRAELELQLVHDFAALSAVSAAYDEEMADILVRILADEPADGPFGDLVGRLMALTPRVPAQRPS; this comes from the coding sequence ATGACGACCGGGGTGCGCCGCAGGATGGGCGTCGAGGAGCGCAAGCAGCAGCTGATCGGAGTGGCTCTCGAGCTGTTCAGCCACCGCTCTCCCGACGAGGTCTCCATCGACGAGATCGCCGCGGCCGCGGGGATCTCGCGGCCGCTGGTCTACCACTACTTCCCCGGCAAGCAGAGCCTGTACGAGGCGGCGCTGCGCCGGGCGGCCGACGAGCTGGCCGCCCGCTTCCTGGAGCCGCCGCAGGGCCCGCTGGGCGCGCGGCTGCTTCGGGTGATGGGCCGGTTCTTCGACTTCGTGGACGATCACGGGCCGGGTTTCGCGGCGCTGATGCGCGGCGGGCCGGCGGTGGGTTCGTCCACCACCAACGCGATGATCGACGAGGTGCGGCAGGCCGCGTACGAGCAGATCCTGGCCCACCTGGAGGTGGAGACCCCCTCCGCCCGGCTCGAACTGGTCGTCCGTTCCTGGGTGTCGCTCGCCGAGTCGACGGCGCTGATCTGGCTGGACGGGCGCCGCGTGCCGCGCGCGGAGCTGGAGTTGCAGCTCGTGCACGACTTCGCGGCCCTGTCAGCGGTGAGCGCGGCGTACGACGAGGAGATGGCGGACATCCTGGTCCGGATCCTGGCCGACGAGCCGGCCGACGGGCCGTTCGGCGACCTGGTGGGCCGGCTCATGGCCCTCACGCCGCGCGTGCCCGCCCAGCGACCGTCCTGA
- a CDS encoding PDR/VanB family oxidoreductase — protein MTMPRLRTVVLVAGAAVLAKRAMRRRITAAPLWPMPALDEPVSGRGRLATVTRRVLVTGRTEPAEGVIQLRLEGTGLPAWQPGAHVDLVLPSGLVRQYSLCGDPADTDTYTVATRLIEREQGGRGGSREVHEQLHEGTEIEIRGPRNRFPLVDAPAYVFVAGGIGITPVLPMLRAAEAAGADWRLLYCGRSRATMPYLDGIGKLAGDRASVVTEDESGLPELGFLAELPADTAVYCCGPDGLMDAVTAAMPEGRTPHLERFSPAAPAGGGAFEVELRRSGRTVTVAADESVLAAVRAEVPGVSYSCEQGFCGTCQQRVLEGEIDHRDELLTDAERGDSMLICVSRCAGERLVLDL, from the coding sequence CTGACCATGCCCCGTCTGCGTACCGTCGTCCTGGTCGCCGGGGCCGCGGTCCTCGCCAAGCGCGCCATGCGCCGCCGGATCACCGCCGCCCCGCTGTGGCCCATGCCCGCCCTCGACGAGCCGGTATCGGGCCGCGGCCGGCTCGCCACCGTGACCCGGAGGGTCCTCGTCACCGGGCGCACCGAGCCCGCCGAGGGCGTGATCCAGCTACGGCTCGAAGGGACGGGCCTGCCCGCCTGGCAGCCCGGCGCCCATGTCGACCTGGTGCTGCCGTCCGGTCTGGTGCGCCAGTACTCCCTGTGCGGGGATCCGGCCGACACCGACACGTACACGGTGGCGACCCGGCTGATCGAGCGGGAGCAGGGCGGCCGGGGCGGCTCGCGCGAGGTGCACGAACAGCTCCACGAGGGCACGGAGATCGAGATCCGCGGGCCGCGCAACCGCTTCCCCCTCGTCGACGCCCCCGCCTACGTCTTCGTCGCCGGCGGCATCGGCATCACCCCCGTGCTGCCGATGCTGCGCGCGGCGGAGGCGGCCGGCGCCGACTGGCGGCTGCTGTACTGCGGGCGCAGCCGCGCGACCATGCCGTACCTCGACGGGATCGGGAAGCTCGCGGGCGACCGCGCGAGCGTCGTCACCGAGGACGAGTCCGGGCTTCCGGAGCTCGGCTTCCTCGCGGAGCTGCCGGCCGACACCGCCGTCTACTGCTGCGGGCCCGACGGGCTGATGGACGCCGTGACCGCCGCGATGCCCGAGGGCCGCACTCCGCATCTGGAGCGCTTCTCCCCCGCCGCCCCGGCCGGTGGCGGCGCCTTCGAGGTCGAACTGCGCCGCTCCGGCCGTACGGTGACGGTGGCGGCGGACGAATCGGTGCTCGCCGCGGTCCGTGCCGAGGTGCCCGGTGTCTCGTACTCCTGCGAGCAAGGCTTCTGCGGGACCTGCCAACAGCGGGTCCTGGAGGGCGAGATCGACCACCGGGACGAGCTGCTCACGGACGCGGAACGCGGCGACTCGATGCTGATCTGCGTCTCGCGATGCGCGGGAGAGCGGCTGGTCCTGGACCTCTAG
- a CDS encoding metal-dependent hydrolase, whose translation MSNTQPAPVASEHIELKARKVSFDWEKTPLHWVPGDPFTTHTINVLHLLLPAGERWFVHVYKQVLPFITDDRLRADVIGFIGQEAVHSQAHDDVLPHLKKLGLDPTPYTAQVDWFFEKLLGDRTLPPGRPRRWWLMERVALIAAIEHYTAFLGNWVLNAEELDRRGADPTMLDLLRWHGAEEVEHRSVAFELFMHLDGGYRRRARTWATAFTALVFLWQRGTRFFMENDPTLIDGKASVGQLVRKGREGVLPSTPDLLRAIPRYLSRAYHPSQEGNTAQAVAYLADSPGANGGR comes from the coding sequence ATGTCTAATACGCAGCCTGCACCGGTGGCGTCGGAGCACATCGAACTCAAGGCCCGCAAGGTCTCCTTCGACTGGGAGAAGACCCCGCTCCACTGGGTTCCCGGCGACCCGTTCACCACTCACACCATCAATGTGCTGCACCTGCTGCTCCCGGCAGGCGAACGCTGGTTCGTCCACGTCTACAAGCAGGTGCTCCCGTTCATCACCGACGACCGGCTGCGTGCGGACGTCATCGGCTTCATCGGCCAGGAGGCCGTCCACTCCCAGGCGCACGACGACGTGCTCCCGCACCTCAAGAAGCTCGGCCTCGATCCCACTCCGTACACCGCGCAGGTCGACTGGTTCTTCGAGAAGCTGCTCGGCGACCGGACCCTGCCGCCCGGCAGGCCGCGCCGCTGGTGGCTGATGGAGCGGGTCGCGCTCATCGCCGCCATCGAGCACTACACCGCCTTCCTCGGCAACTGGGTCCTCAACGCCGAGGAGCTCGACCGCAGGGGCGCCGACCCGACGATGCTGGACCTGCTGCGCTGGCACGGCGCGGAGGAGGTGGAGCACCGCTCCGTCGCCTTCGAGCTGTTCATGCACCTCGACGGCGGTTACCGGCGGCGCGCCCGCACCTGGGCCACCGCCTTCACCGCGCTGGTCTTCCTCTGGCAGCGCGGCACCCGCTTCTTCATGGAGAACGACCCCACCCTCATCGACGGCAAGGCCTCGGTCGGGCAGCTCGTCCGCAAGGGCCGCGAGGGCGTCCTGCCGTCCACGCCCGACCTGCTGCGCGCCATCCCCCGCTACCTCAGCCGCGCCTACCACCCCTCCCAGGAGGGGAACACCGCCCAGGCTGTCGCGTATCTGGCCGACTCCCCCGGCGCCAACGGAGGTCGCTGA
- a CDS encoding tyrosine-protein phosphatase — translation MPAIPAATVANLRDLGTLPLGEGRSVRSGRLFRSAQLDRLDPADPVVSALGIRTVVDFRTESERAERPDHLPPGGRLLVADVLADYLANSGLPPAARLKALLANPVLAEQVLGGGRAHEVFARTYRAFVSTDSARLAYRAFLTELGDPRTGPLLFHCTAGKDRTGWAATIVLSLLGADDETIMTEFLSVNGAVRQAFAPMIEGFTAQGGDPELALALIGVVPEYLTAALDEVTVRHGSMEKYVREGLGVPDEVTDVIRERLTVYEA, via the coding sequence ATGCCCGCCATCCCCGCCGCCACCGTCGCCAACCTCCGTGATCTCGGCACCCTGCCCCTCGGCGAGGGGCGCAGTGTCCGTTCGGGCCGGCTCTTCCGCTCGGCCCAGCTCGACCGCCTCGATCCCGCCGACCCCGTGGTGTCCGCGCTCGGCATCCGTACCGTCGTCGACTTCCGCACCGAGAGCGAGCGCGCAGAGCGGCCCGACCACCTCCCGCCCGGCGGGCGGCTGCTCGTCGCGGACGTGCTCGCCGACTATCTGGCCAACAGCGGCCTGCCGCCGGCCGCCCGGCTGAAGGCCCTGCTCGCCAACCCGGTGCTGGCCGAGCAGGTGCTCGGCGGGGGCCGGGCGCACGAGGTCTTCGCCCGGACCTACCGGGCCTTCGTGTCGACCGATTCCGCCCGCCTCGCCTACCGGGCCTTCCTCACCGAGCTGGGCGATCCGCGCACGGGCCCGCTGCTCTTCCACTGCACGGCGGGGAAGGACCGCACGGGCTGGGCGGCGACGATCGTGCTGTCGCTGCTGGGCGCGGACGACGAGACGATCATGACGGAGTTCCTGTCGGTCAACGGGGCGGTGCGGCAGGCCTTCGCGCCGATGATCGAGGGGTTCACGGCGCAGGGCGGCGATCCGGAGCTGGCGCTCGCGCTGATCGGGGTCGTACCGGAGTATCTGACCGCGGCGCTCGACGAGGTGACGGTGCGGCACGGTTCGATGGAGAAGTACGTACGGGAGGGGCTGGGGGTCCCCGACGAGGTGACGGACGTGATCCGGGAGCGGCTCACGGTGTACGAGGCCTGA